In a single window of the Lineus longissimus chromosome 4, tnLinLong1.2, whole genome shotgun sequence genome:
- the LOC135486270 gene encoding uncharacterized protein LOC135486270 isoform X3, whose translation MQIRPIFLRGPHVCTYIMIALAFGVATPKRWNNIDIGLSSKSNRTLMNYKDRQCLPRSEDDLVRLMDSHFMSNKMATKLPRGPGRELGLTSKPTSRAGRTSRHIYNDDRGPTEGLRTVSEDSLYSHETVDFKYPVGDKDSPTINLQDFTVSLPSQIDEVDNLKRVSSSDSAERGGGDERTTQKFTKRRLLQRTRRKATPPRERRRANRHKGRDRTGIGKTNLEEPPWHCELKTEWVRMPTGYFPPYVQTGRCEQSNCMFGMYQCKPKHYVIRVLRRNPEQCNPLPVLGVNTTYEEAWDFAKYKITICCECSRSRQFGRQKSRRKNKNKNKNKNKGFAGIGVE comes from the coding sequence ATTAGACCTATATTTCTGCGGGGGccacatgtatgtacatacatCATGATAGCGTTGGCATTTGGCGTGGCTACACCCAAACGATGGAACAATATAGATATTGGGCTAAGCAGCAAATCTAATCGGACGCTTATGAACTACAAAGATAGGCAGTGTCTACCTCGGAGCGAGGATGACTTAGTGCGGCTGATGGACAGCCATTTCATGTCAAACAAAATGGCGACGAAGCTACCGCGGGGGCCCGGAAGGGAATTGGGGTTGACGAGTAAACCGACATCGCGAGCAGGCAGGACGTCACGACATATCTACAATGACGATCGGGGGCCAACGGAAGGCCTACGGACTGTAAGCGAGGATTCACTTTATTCACATGAAACCGTAGACTTTAAATATCCTGTCGGCGACAAAGACTCGCCCACAATCAATTTACAGGACTTCACTGTGAGTTTACCATCACAGATTGACGAAGTAGATAATCTTAAACGAGTTTCTAGTTCAGATAGCGCAGAAAGAGGGGGTGGGGATGAACGTACGACTCAAAAGTTCACAAAACGGCGTCTTTTACAACGAACGCGTCGAAAGGCTACACCGCCTCGTGAACGGCGACGCGCCAACAGACATAAAGGGAGGGATAGAACCGGGATTGGAAAGACAAACCTCGAGGAACCCCCTTGGCATTGTGAACTGAAGACTGAATGGGTACGCATGCCCACTGGGTATTTCCCGCCATATGTGCAAACGGGGCGCTGTGAACAGTCTAACTGCATGTTTGGTATGTACCAGTGTAAGCCTAAGCATTATGTGATACGCGTGCTGAGACGCAACCCCGAACAGTGCAATCCCCTCCCCGTACTTGGCGTCAATACCACGTACGAGGAGGCATGGGACTTCGCTAAGTATAAAATCACCATATGCTGTGAGTGTAGCCGGTCAAGACAATTTGGCCGACAAAAGAGCCGGcgcaaaaacaaaaataaaaacaaaaacaaaaataaaggTTTCGCCGGAATCGGTGTGGAATGA
- the LOC135486270 gene encoding uncharacterized protein LOC135486270 isoform X2: protein MTQIRPIFLRGPHVCTYIMIALAFGVATPKRWNNIDIGLSSKSNRTLMNYKDRQCLPRSEDDLVRLMDSHFMSNKMATKLPRGPGRELGLTSKPTSRAGRTSRHIYNDDRGPTEGLRTVSEDSLYSHETVDFKYPVGDKDSPTINLQDFTVSLPSQIDEVDNLKRVSSSDSAERGGGDERTTQKFTKRRLLQRTRRKATPPRERRRANRHKGRDRTGIGKTNLEEPPWHCELKTEWVRMPTGYFPPYVQTGRCEQSNCMFGMYQCKPKHYVIRVLRRNPEQCNPLPVLGVNTTYEEAWDFAKYKITICCECSRSRQFGRQKSRRKNKNKNKNKNKGFAGIGVE, encoded by the coding sequence ATTAGACCTATATTTCTGCGGGGGccacatgtatgtacatacatCATGATAGCGTTGGCATTTGGCGTGGCTACACCCAAACGATGGAACAATATAGATATTGGGCTAAGCAGCAAATCTAATCGGACGCTTATGAACTACAAAGATAGGCAGTGTCTACCTCGGAGCGAGGATGACTTAGTGCGGCTGATGGACAGCCATTTCATGTCAAACAAAATGGCGACGAAGCTACCGCGGGGGCCCGGAAGGGAATTGGGGTTGACGAGTAAACCGACATCGCGAGCAGGCAGGACGTCACGACATATCTACAATGACGATCGGGGGCCAACGGAAGGCCTACGGACTGTAAGCGAGGATTCACTTTATTCACATGAAACCGTAGACTTTAAATATCCTGTCGGCGACAAAGACTCGCCCACAATCAATTTACAGGACTTCACTGTGAGTTTACCATCACAGATTGACGAAGTAGATAATCTTAAACGAGTTTCTAGTTCAGATAGCGCAGAAAGAGGGGGTGGGGATGAACGTACGACTCAAAAGTTCACAAAACGGCGTCTTTTACAACGAACGCGTCGAAAGGCTACACCGCCTCGTGAACGGCGACGCGCCAACAGACATAAAGGGAGGGATAGAACCGGGATTGGAAAGACAAACCTCGAGGAACCCCCTTGGCATTGTGAACTGAAGACTGAATGGGTACGCATGCCCACTGGGTATTTCCCGCCATATGTGCAAACGGGGCGCTGTGAACAGTCTAACTGCATGTTTGGTATGTACCAGTGTAAGCCTAAGCATTATGTGATACGCGTGCTGAGACGCAACCCCGAACAGTGCAATCCCCTCCCCGTACTTGGCGTCAATACCACGTACGAGGAGGCATGGGACTTCGCTAAGTATAAAATCACCATATGCTGTGAGTGTAGCCGGTCAAGACAATTTGGCCGACAAAAGAGCCGGcgcaaaaacaaaaataaaaacaaaaacaaaaataaaggTTTCGCCGGAATCGGTGTGGAATGA
- the LOC135486270 gene encoding uncharacterized protein LOC135486270 isoform X1 has translation MNAPVGIRPIFLRGPHVCTYIMIALAFGVATPKRWNNIDIGLSSKSNRTLMNYKDRQCLPRSEDDLVRLMDSHFMSNKMATKLPRGPGRELGLTSKPTSRAGRTSRHIYNDDRGPTEGLRTVSEDSLYSHETVDFKYPVGDKDSPTINLQDFTVSLPSQIDEVDNLKRVSSSDSAERGGGDERTTQKFTKRRLLQRTRRKATPPRERRRANRHKGRDRTGIGKTNLEEPPWHCELKTEWVRMPTGYFPPYVQTGRCEQSNCMFGMYQCKPKHYVIRVLRRNPEQCNPLPVLGVNTTYEEAWDFAKYKITICCECSRSRQFGRQKSRRKNKNKNKNKNKGFAGIGVE, from the exons ATGAACGCACCAGTAGGG ATTAGACCTATATTTCTGCGGGGGccacatgtatgtacatacatCATGATAGCGTTGGCATTTGGCGTGGCTACACCCAAACGATGGAACAATATAGATATTGGGCTAAGCAGCAAATCTAATCGGACGCTTATGAACTACAAAGATAGGCAGTGTCTACCTCGGAGCGAGGATGACTTAGTGCGGCTGATGGACAGCCATTTCATGTCAAACAAAATGGCGACGAAGCTACCGCGGGGGCCCGGAAGGGAATTGGGGTTGACGAGTAAACCGACATCGCGAGCAGGCAGGACGTCACGACATATCTACAATGACGATCGGGGGCCAACGGAAGGCCTACGGACTGTAAGCGAGGATTCACTTTATTCACATGAAACCGTAGACTTTAAATATCCTGTCGGCGACAAAGACTCGCCCACAATCAATTTACAGGACTTCACTGTGAGTTTACCATCACAGATTGACGAAGTAGATAATCTTAAACGAGTTTCTAGTTCAGATAGCGCAGAAAGAGGGGGTGGGGATGAACGTACGACTCAAAAGTTCACAAAACGGCGTCTTTTACAACGAACGCGTCGAAAGGCTACACCGCCTCGTGAACGGCGACGCGCCAACAGACATAAAGGGAGGGATAGAACCGGGATTGGAAAGACAAACCTCGAGGAACCCCCTTGGCATTGTGAACTGAAGACTGAATGGGTACGCATGCCCACTGGGTATTTCCCGCCATATGTGCAAACGGGGCGCTGTGAACAGTCTAACTGCATGTTTGGTATGTACCAGTGTAAGCCTAAGCATTATGTGATACGCGTGCTGAGACGCAACCCCGAACAGTGCAATCCCCTCCCCGTACTTGGCGTCAATACCACGTACGAGGAGGCATGGGACTTCGCTAAGTATAAAATCACCATATGCTGTGAGTGTAGCCGGTCAAGACAATTTGGCCGACAAAAGAGCCGGcgcaaaaacaaaaataaaaacaaaaacaaaaataaaggTTTCGCCGGAATCGGTGTGGAATGA